The following proteins are co-located in the Bosea sp. AS-1 genome:
- the fliQ gene encoding flagellar biosynthesis protein FliQ codes for MTSGAILDVARDGIVTFLKVGGPLMAIALAVGLIVSLVQALTQIQEQTLVFVPKILAVFAALMLLLPFMGDALAGYMGRVAVRIATGG; via the coding sequence ATGACTTCCGGAGCCATTCTCGACGTCGCCCGTGATGGTATCGTCACCTTCCTCAAGGTCGGTGGGCCGCTGATGGCGATCGCGCTCGCCGTCGGCCTTATCGTCTCTCTGGTGCAGGCCCTGACCCAGATCCAGGAACAGACGCTCGTCTTCGTCCCGAAGATTCTCGCCGTGTTCGCCGCGCTGATGCTGCTTCTGCCGTTCATGGGAGACGCGCTGGCAGGTTATATGGGGCGGGTCGCCGTCCGAATCGCCACGGGCGGATGA
- the flhB gene encoding flagellar biosynthesis protein FlhB — MAEEADNEDRTEDPTQRKLDEATEKGDVPKSQEIGTFFVLCGFTLALLVAAGWSARDAMLSLRGFLMNAHQIPADGASLMHVTRQGVLTGFMALGLPFAFILCAGLAGALLQHKPLWTFEPLMPKFNRISPMAGAKRLFGKEAWINFIKGLAKTTLIGVVVWYTLWGQHDRLEGFAEMNVAALMPATLSLAIKLMGAVLALFAVIAIGDFGWQRFSWYQRQKMTKQEIKEEFKNSEGNPEIKAKLRQIRASRVRKRMMAAVPKATVIITNPTHFAVALQYEPGMAAPLCLAKGVDAIALKIREVAGEHRVPIVENPPLARALYATVDIDEEIPVEHYQAVAEVIGYVLRLKGRRA, encoded by the coding sequence ATGGCGGAAGAAGCCGACAACGAGGACAGGACAGAGGACCCGACCCAGCGCAAGCTGGACGAGGCCACCGAGAAAGGCGACGTCCCCAAATCGCAGGAGATCGGCACCTTCTTCGTGCTCTGCGGCTTCACGCTGGCGCTGCTGGTCGCAGCGGGCTGGTCGGCGCGCGACGCCATGCTCTCGCTGCGCGGCTTCCTGATGAACGCGCATCAGATTCCGGCCGACGGAGCTTCCCTGATGCATGTCACCCGTCAGGGCGTGCTGACCGGTTTCATGGCGCTCGGCCTGCCCTTCGCCTTCATCCTCTGTGCGGGGCTGGCCGGCGCGCTGCTGCAGCACAAGCCGCTCTGGACCTTCGAGCCGCTGATGCCGAAGTTCAACCGGATCTCGCCCATGGCCGGGGCCAAGCGGCTCTTCGGCAAGGAGGCCTGGATCAACTTCATCAAAGGCCTCGCCAAGACCACCCTGATCGGCGTCGTGGTCTGGTACACACTCTGGGGCCAGCACGACCGCCTGGAAGGCTTCGCCGAGATGAACGTCGCCGCGCTGATGCCGGCGACGCTCTCGCTCGCGATCAAGCTGATGGGCGCGGTGCTCGCCCTCTTCGCCGTCATCGCGATCGGCGACTTCGGCTGGCAGCGCTTCTCCTGGTACCAACGCCAGAAGATGACGAAGCAGGAGATCAAGGAGGAGTTCAAGAACTCCGAAGGCAATCCCGAGATCAAGGCGAAGCTGCGCCAGATCCGTGCCAGCCGCGTGCGCAAGCGCATGATGGCCGCGGTGCCCAAGGCCACCGTCATCATCACCAACCCGACCCATTTCGCCGTCGCGCTGCAATACGAGCCCGGCATGGCCGCGCCGCTCTGCCTTGCCAAGGGTGTCGATGCCATCGCGCTCAAGATCCGCGAGGTCGCCGGCGAGCACCGTGTACCGATCGTCGAGAATCCGCCGCTCGCCCGTGCTCTCTATGCGACGGTGGACATCGACGAAGAAATTCCTGTCGAACACTATCAGGCAGTTGCCGAAGTCATCGGTTACGTCTTGCGCCTGAAGGGTCGGCGCGCCTAA
- a CDS encoding flagellar hook-basal body complex protein FliE, whose amino-acid sequence MATPGFAAGAYASIKGLGAGNLMKKPLAAGGAEAGGPDFSALLGKALDATAEAGRKADIQTASVASGRADVVDVVTAVAESETAIQTLVAVRDKVIAAYEEIMRMPV is encoded by the coding sequence ATGGCCACACCGGGTTTCGCCGCAGGAGCCTATGCCTCGATCAAGGGGCTCGGCGCCGGCAATCTGATGAAGAAGCCGCTCGCTGCGGGCGGCGCAGAGGCCGGCGGGCCTGACTTCTCCGCCCTCCTCGGCAAGGCGCTCGACGCCACTGCCGAGGCCGGCCGCAAGGCCGACATCCAGACGGCGAGCGTCGCGAGCGGTCGCGCCGACGTCGTCGATGTCGTCACGGCCGTCGCCGAGAGCGAGACCGCGATCCAGACGCTCGTCGCCGTGCGCGACAAGGTCATCGCGGCCTACGAGGAAATCATGCGGATGCCGGTCTGA
- a CDS encoding MFS transporter: MSSAPVSSDALNSPGRILLASLIGTTIEFFDFYIYATAAVIVFPKLFFPGADPTSAILQSFATFAIAFFARPIGAAIFGHFGDRIGRKATLVAALMTMGLSTVAIGLLPTYASVGVVAPLLLALCRLGQGLGLGGEWGGAVLLATENAPPGKSAWYGMFPQLGAPIGFIFATGSFLLLDAVLGNEQFFAFGWRIPFIASALLVFMGLYVRLRISETPAFRKAIEKQERVQVPFVSIFAKHKLALLCGTFAALATFVLFYLMTVFALSWGTTKLGFSRDQFLPLQMIGVVFFGLTIPLSAVLADRFGRRQTLIWTTVGIAVFGFLLAPLFGSGSWLGALAFFVIGLSLMGFTYGPLGTALAEMFPTAVRYTGASLTFNLGGIVGASLAPYAATWLATEKGLPYVGYYLSVSALITILALIGVGVLAGREEEGGSAVPAR; the protein is encoded by the coding sequence GTGTCCTCCGCTCCCGTTTCGTCCGACGCCCTGAATTCACCGGGTCGGATCCTTCTCGCCAGCCTGATCGGCACCACGATCGAGTTCTTCGACTTTTATATCTATGCGACGGCTGCGGTGATCGTCTTCCCGAAGCTGTTCTTCCCCGGTGCCGACCCGACCTCGGCGATCCTGCAATCCTTTGCAACCTTCGCGATCGCCTTCTTCGCGCGGCCGATCGGCGCGGCGATCTTCGGACATTTCGGCGATCGCATCGGCCGCAAGGCGACGCTGGTCGCCGCGCTGATGACGATGGGGCTCTCCACCGTCGCGATCGGCTTGCTGCCGACCTATGCGAGCGTCGGGGTCGTCGCGCCGCTGCTGTTGGCCCTGTGCCGGCTGGGACAGGGGCTCGGGCTCGGCGGCGAATGGGGCGGGGCAGTGCTGCTGGCGACCGAGAACGCACCGCCCGGCAAATCGGCCTGGTACGGTATGTTCCCGCAGCTCGGCGCTCCGATCGGATTCATCTTCGCCACTGGCAGCTTCCTGCTGCTGGACGCCGTGCTCGGCAACGAGCAGTTCTTCGCCTTCGGCTGGCGTATTCCCTTTATCGCCAGCGCGCTGCTCGTCTTCATGGGACTCTATGTCCGCCTGCGCATCAGCGAGACGCCGGCCTTCCGCAAGGCGATCGAAAAGCAGGAGCGAGTGCAGGTGCCGTTCGTCAGCATCTTCGCCAAGCACAAGCTCGCGCTGCTCTGCGGCACCTTCGCGGCGCTCGCGACCTTCGTGCTGTTCTATCTGATGACCGTGTTCGCGCTGAGCTGGGGCACGACGAAGCTCGGCTTCTCGCGCGACCAGTTTCTGCCGCTGCAGATGATCGGCGTCGTCTTCTTCGGCCTGACGATTCCGCTCTCGGCGGTGCTGGCCGACCGTTTCGGCCGGCGCCAGACGCTGATCTGGACGACGGTCGGGATCGCGGTGTTCGGCTTCCTGCTCGCGCCGCTCTTCGGTTCGGGAAGCTGGCTGGGCGCGCTGGCCTTTTTCGTGATCGGGCTGTCGCTGATGGGCTTCACCTATGGCCCGCTCGGCACGGCGCTGGCCGAGATGTTCCCGACGGCCGTGCGCTATACCGGTGCCTCGTTGACCTTCAATCTCGGCGGCATTGTCGGTGCCTCGCTCGCACCCTATGCCGCGACCTGGCTCGCGACCGAGAAGGGGCTGCCTTATGTCGGGTATTATCTCAGCGTCTCGGCTCTGATCACGATCCTGGCGCTCATCGGTGTCGGCGTGCTGGCCGGGCGAGAGGAGGAAGGCGGAAGCGCGGTGCCGGCGCGCTAA
- a CDS encoding flagellar biosynthetic protein FliO: protein MQSLFGLELTTAQKVIVASVVILVLLALLGLFVRQIQGGRLRVRGQAGGRQRQPRLGIVDTYDLDRQRQLVLIRRDNVEHLIMVGGASDVVVETNILRSGARAAAPAYSEAAAGDRPLPPFETLVPPSEPALRAGEEARRGGQAQSPEILPHLPTRHAQQQTHAEAAAAASAGVAAALGLEAIEAAATHSAPAPAAPPVPPPAAPAPAAPITTGPAPSFPREHAPAPAVSADELDDMTKQLEAALKRPFSAVRPANVAAEVQAESVAAPAKPGAPRPAGREEPVVQPPKPAEPPKPFFESPKPAEQSKPVEPAKSAESAKPAESAKPAEPVVAAEPAKPAEPPKSSEAPVTPTAPQRPATIAVDMEAELEAALGLKPARVAPKAAEPKTTESKQAEAKPASEPPAGGKSAEAEKAEQPKPAAPEPEKQAEPAKEIDPFSVDAIEAEFARLLGRDPKSKS, encoded by the coding sequence TTGCAGAGCTTGTTCGGATTGGAACTCACGACCGCGCAGAAGGTGATCGTCGCCTCCGTGGTCATCCTGGTGCTTCTCGCTCTGCTCGGCCTGTTCGTGCGGCAGATCCAGGGCGGGCGCCTGCGCGTGCGCGGGCAGGCCGGTGGCCGGCAGCGGCAGCCGCGCCTCGGGATCGTGGATACCTATGACCTCGACCGGCAACGCCAGCTCGTGCTGATCCGCCGCGACAATGTCGAGCATCTCATCATGGTCGGCGGCGCCTCGGATGTGGTCGTCGAGACCAATATCCTGCGCAGCGGTGCTCGCGCCGCCGCACCCGCCTACAGCGAGGCCGCGGCGGGCGACAGGCCGCTGCCGCCCTTCGAGACGCTGGTGCCGCCGAGCGAGCCGGCCCTGCGGGCCGGCGAGGAAGCTCGCCGCGGCGGGCAGGCCCAGTCACCCGAGATCCTCCCGCATCTGCCGACCCGCCACGCACAACAGCAGACCCACGCAGAGGCCGCTGCCGCGGCGAGCGCCGGCGTGGCGGCTGCACTCGGCCTCGAGGCGATCGAAGCTGCTGCGACGCATTCCGCACCGGCTCCTGCCGCTCCACCCGTGCCGCCCCCCGCGGCGCCTGCTCCGGCTGCCCCGATCACCACCGGGCCGGCGCCGAGCTTCCCACGCGAGCATGCGCCGGCTCCGGCCGTCAGCGCGGACGAACTCGACGATATGACGAAGCAGCTCGAGGCCGCGTTGAAGCGTCCGTTCTCGGCGGTGCGGCCCGCGAATGTTGCGGCCGAAGTGCAGGCCGAGTCGGTGGCAGCTCCGGCCAAGCCCGGCGCGCCCCGGCCCGCAGGGCGCGAGGAGCCCGTCGTCCAGCCGCCGAAGCCGGCCGAGCCACCCAAGCCCTTCTTCGAGTCGCCCAAGCCCGCGGAACAGTCCAAGCCCGTCGAGCCGGCCAAGTCTGCTGAGTCGGCCAAGCCTGCTGAATCAGCCAAGCCTGCGGAACCGGTCGTGGCTGCCGAACCCGCCAAGCCGGCGGAGCCGCCCAAGTCTTCCGAGGCACCTGTCACTCCCACGGCCCCGCAGCGGCCGGCCACCATCGCGGTGGACATGGAGGCCGAGCTCGAGGCCGCTCTCGGGTTGAAGCCCGCCCGGGTTGCTCCGAAGGCTGCCGAGCCGAAGACAACCGAGTCCAAGCAGGCCGAGGCCAAGCCCGCAAGCGAGCCACCAGCCGGTGGGAAGTCCGCCGAGGCCGAGAAGGCAGAGCAGCCGAAGCCCGCGGCTCCCGAGCCGGAGAAGCAGGCCGAGCCTGCCAAGGAGATCGACCCATTCTCCGTCGATGCGATCGAGGCTGAATTCGCCCGCCTTCTCGGCCGCGATCCCAAGTCGAAATCCTGA
- a CDS encoding cell cycle histidine kinase CckA: MSGSTATSTIDRSDKPGHIGVILLVAGLLVGAAVALGFIANEWAQPLILGLLAILSVVGVFGLFAYAIGLIQFSGRAARNDLTKTVVDSADDGIVVTEGENDIVYANEAYLKLAGATGANDLKPVGRLLTGRADVSEAIYRLAAAAREHRRLVEEVRLEPALNGRSEVGWYRVRVAPVRRETSTATLWTVSDVTPERERQENAFQELQHAIDYLDHAPAGFVSIDADGEVSYLNATLSSWLDFDLARFGSGGLHLDDICTPAAAALVQAIRGQPGDVRVEVLDVDLKRRNGSPLPVRLHHQVAFGQDGRAGPSRTLVLNRAAGEAGADSGSDAEVRFARFFHSTPMAIATVDKAGAILRSNAAFARLVPAGVQATTIHDLVAPGSGLDKAVGETMEGLPGASPLDVTLNGEDGRSARLYLSPVAASEDGDGERAIVYALETTAERKLRDNMDQAGKMQAVGQLAGGIAHDFNNVLQVIINASEFLLASHRPTDPSFPDIMQIKQNAYRAAALVRQLLAFSRRQTLRPQVLELGEVLSDLSLMLKRVVADKVTLDVRQGRDLWPVKADLGQLEQVIVNLAVNARDAMPDGGKLTVRTRNVPRDDCKDFGHASLPADDYVLLEVEDTGTGIPQEHLDKIFEPFFTTKEVGKGTGLGLSMVYGIVKQTGGYVFVDSTIGKGTAFQIFLPRHVPSEEEVAAEAAAKEAPKRLAADHTGAGVILLVEDEDAVRALNARMLVSRGYTVHEAASGVEALDIFLKNDGQIDLVVSDVVMPEMDGPTLLGELRQRNPNTKVVFVSGYAEEAFRKNLPEGEGFHFLPKPFTMKQLVETVKAAMG, from the coding sequence ATGAGCGGAAGCACGGCCACCAGTACGATCGATCGCTCCGACAAGCCGGGGCATATCGGCGTCATCCTGCTCGTTGCCGGTCTGCTGGTCGGCGCCGCCGTCGCGCTCGGCTTCATCGCCAACGAATGGGCGCAGCCGCTGATCCTCGGCCTGCTCGCGATCCTGTCCGTCGTCGGCGTCTTCGGGCTGTTCGCCTATGCCATCGGGCTCATCCAGTTCTCGGGCCGCGCCGCCCGTAACGACCTTACCAAGACCGTCGTCGACAGCGCGGATGACGGCATCGTCGTCACCGAGGGCGAGAACGACATCGTCTACGCCAACGAAGCCTATCTGAAGCTCGCCGGCGCGACCGGCGCCAACGACCTCAAGCCGGTCGGCCGGCTGCTCACCGGTCGCGCCGACGTTTCGGAGGCGATCTACCGCCTCGCCGCTGCTGCGCGCGAGCACCGCCGCCTGGTCGAGGAGGTCCGGCTGGAGCCGGCGCTGAACGGGCGCAGCGAGGTCGGCTGGTACCGCGTCCGCGTCGCCCCGGTGCGCCGCGAGACCTCGACCGCGACACTGTGGACCGTGTCCGACGTCACGCCGGAGCGCGAGCGACAGGAGAACGCCTTCCAGGAGCTCCAGCACGCGATCGACTATCTCGACCATGCCCCGGCCGGCTTCGTCTCGATCGACGCCGACGGCGAGGTCTCCTATCTCAACGCCACCCTGTCGAGCTGGCTCGATTTCGACCTCGCCCGCTTCGGCTCGGGCGGCCTGCATCTCGACGACATCTGCACGCCCGCCGCCGCCGCGCTGGTCCAGGCGATCCGCGGCCAGCCCGGCGACGTCCGCGTCGAAGTGCTCGACGTCGATCTGAAGCGCCGCAACGGTTCGCCCCTGCCGGTGCGCCTGCACCATCAGGTCGCCTTCGGCCAGGACGGGCGCGCCGGCCCCTCGCGCACCCTCGTCCTCAACCGCGCCGCGGGCGAGGCCGGTGCCGACAGCGGCAGCGATGCCGAGGTCCGCTTCGCTCGCTTCTTCCATTCGACGCCCATGGCGATCGCGACGGTCGACAAGGCGGGCGCAATCCTGCGCTCCAACGCCGCTTTCGCCCGGCTCGTCCCCGCCGGTGTACAGGCGACGACGATCCACGATCTCGTCGCGCCGGGTTCCGGCCTCGACAAGGCGGTGGGCGAGACGATGGAGGGCCTGCCCGGCGCAAGCCCGCTCGACGTGACGCTGAACGGCGAGGATGGCCGCTCGGCGAGGCTCTACCTCTCGCCCGTCGCGGCGAGCGAGGATGGCGATGGCGAGCGCGCCATCGTCTACGCGCTGGAAACCACGGCCGAGCGCAAGCTGCGCGACAACATGGACCAGGCCGGCAAGATGCAGGCCGTTGGCCAGCTCGCCGGCGGCATCGCGCATGACTTCAACAACGTGCTGCAGGTCATCATCAACGCCTCCGAGTTCCTGCTCGCCAGTCATAGGCCGACAGACCCGTCCTTCCCGGACATCATGCAGATCAAGCAGAACGCCTACCGCGCCGCGGCGCTGGTTCGGCAACTGCTGGCCTTCTCGCGCCGCCAGACCCTGCGCCCGCAGGTGCTGGAGCTCGGCGAGGTGCTCTCCGACCTGTCGCTGATGCTGAAGCGCGTCGTCGCCGACAAGGTCACGCTCGACGTACGCCAGGGTCGCGACCTCTGGCCGGTCAAGGCCGATCTCGGTCAGCTCGAACAGGTCATCGTCAATCTCGCGGTCAACGCCCGCGACGCCATGCCGGACGGCGGCAAGCTGACCGTGCGCACCCGCAACGTGCCGCGCGACGACTGCAAGGACTTCGGCCACGCTTCCCTGCCGGCCGATGACTATGTGCTGCTCGAGGTCGAGGATACCGGCACCGGCATCCCGCAGGAGCATCTCGACAAGATCTTCGAGCCCTTCTTCACGACCAAGGAAGTCGGCAAGGGCACGGGCCTCGGCCTTTCCATGGTCTACGGCATCGTCAAGCAGACCGGCGGCTACGTCTTCGTCGATTCCACCATCGGCAAGGGTACCGCCTTCCAGATCTTCCTGCCGCGCCATGTGCCGAGCGAGGAGGAGGTCGCAGCCGAGGCCGCCGCCAAGGAAGCGCCGAAGAGGCTCGCCGCCGACCATACCGGCGCCGGTGTCATCCTGCTGGTCGAGGACGAGGACGCGGTGCGCGCGCTCAACGCCCGCATGCTGGTCTCGCGCGGCTACACCGTCCACGAGGCGGCCTCGGGTGTCGAGGCACTCGACATCTTCCTGAAGAACGACGGCCAGATCGACCTCGTCGTCTCGGACGTGGTCATGCCGGAGATGGACGGCCCGACGCTGCTCGGCGAACTGCGCCAGCGCAACCCGAACACGAAGGTCGTCTTCGTCTCGGGCTATGCCGAGGAGGCTTTCCGCAAGAACCTGCCGGAAGGCGAAGGCTTCCACTTCCTGCCGAAGCCCTTCACCATGAAGCAGCTCGTCGAGACGGTGAAAGCAGCGATGGGCTGA
- the rnd gene encoding ribonuclease D, translating to MHLISDTAELAAACERLATHPFVTVDTEFLRETTYYPKLCLIQLASPDEAVLVDPLAQGIDLAPFFALMTNEAVVKVFHAARQDLEIVWLLGRVLPTPLFDTQVAAMVCGYGDSVGYEQLANDLAKARIDKSSRFTDWSRRPLTDAQLSYAESDVTHLRQIYLALKEDLDASGREGWVAEEMAVLSSPATYEVKPENAWLRLKGRVRKPRELPILMEVAAWREREAQTRDVPRQRVLKDDALMDIVQRGPRSVEALAELRSVPNGFERSRNGGEVLAAIERAAAIDPKTLPRLERERGRPTNGAVLDLLKVLLKSVADAERVAPKIIATSDDLEAIASDELSDVAALKGWRREVFGEKALALKNGQLSLRIERGRVVVN from the coding sequence ATGCACCTGATCTCCGACACCGCCGAGCTCGCCGCCGCCTGCGAACGTCTTGCGACCCACCCCTTTGTCACGGTCGACACCGAGTTCCTGCGCGAGACGACCTATTATCCCAAGCTCTGCCTGATCCAGCTCGCCTCGCCCGACGAGGCCGTGCTCGTCGATCCGCTGGCGCAGGGCATCGATCTCGCTCCCTTCTTCGCACTGATGACCAACGAGGCGGTGGTCAAGGTCTTCCATGCCGCCCGCCAGGATCTGGAGATCGTCTGGCTGCTCGGCCGCGTGCTGCCGACACCGCTCTTCGACACCCAGGTCGCCGCCATGGTCTGTGGCTACGGCGACTCGGTCGGCTACGAGCAGCTCGCCAACGATCTCGCCAAGGCGCGCATCGACAAGTCCTCGCGCTTCACCGACTGGTCACGCCGGCCGCTGACCGACGCCCAGCTCTCCTATGCCGAATCGGACGTCACCCATCTGCGCCAGATCTACCTGGCGCTGAAGGAGGACCTCGACGCCTCCGGCCGCGAGGGCTGGGTCGCCGAGGAAATGGCCGTGCTGAGCTCGCCTGCCACTTATGAGGTCAAGCCGGAGAACGCCTGGCTGCGCCTCAAGGGCCGCGTCCGCAAGCCGCGCGAATTGCCGATACTGATGGAAGTCGCGGCTTGGCGTGAGCGCGAGGCGCAGACCCGCGACGTGCCGCGCCAGCGCGTGCTCAAGGACGACGCGCTGATGGATATCGTCCAGCGCGGTCCGCGCTCGGTCGAGGCGCTGGCCGAGCTGCGCTCCGTCCCCAACGGCTTCGAGCGCTCCCGCAATGGTGGCGAGGTGCTGGCCGCGATCGAGCGCGCTGCCGCCATCGATCCCAAGACCCTGCCCCGGCTGGAACGCGAACGCGGCCGGCCGACCAATGGCGCGGTGCTCGACCTGCTCAAGGTGCTGCTCAAATCCGTAGCCGATGCCGAGCGCGTCGCGCCGAAGATCATCGCCACCAGCGACGATCTGGAGGCCATCGCTTCTGACGAGCTGTCGGATGTCGCGGCCCTGAAGGGCTGGCGCCGCGAAGTCTTCGGCGAGAAGGCGCTCGCCCTGAAGAACGGCCAGCTCAGCCTGCGCATCGAGCGCGGGCGCGTTGTGGTAAACTGA
- the fliR gene encoding flagellar biosynthetic protein FliR, giving the protein MQIAILPQIGALFVLVFARVGTLVMLMPGIGERFIFSRARLSLAFFIALVILPMARPSLQIPDTLPALCTLLIGELLIGLIIGVCARLVMAALQTAGTIVAQSMGLGFAMTVDPTAGNQNPSIGNFLTMLGITLVLASDLHHIAIAAIHESYRLLPPGGTPDLTDVMTLAIRSTAQGFALAVQISAPFIVFGLLFNLGLGVLARMMPQLQVFFLAVPASIFGGMLVLLVVIGVMMSVFMNGLGVFLRQFTGG; this is encoded by the coding sequence ATGCAGATCGCGATCCTGCCCCAGATCGGCGCATTGTTCGTGCTCGTTTTCGCGCGGGTCGGCACGCTGGTCATGCTGATGCCCGGCATTGGCGAGCGCTTTATCTTCTCCCGCGCCCGGCTCTCACTGGCCTTCTTCATCGCGCTGGTGATCCTGCCGATGGCGCGCCCCTCGCTGCAGATCCCCGACACCCTCCCAGCCCTGTGCACGCTGCTGATCGGCGAGTTGCTGATCGGGCTCATCATCGGCGTCTGCGCCCGGCTTGTGATGGCAGCGCTCCAGACGGCCGGCACCATCGTCGCCCAGTCGATGGGGCTCGGCTTCGCCATGACCGTGGACCCGACCGCCGGCAACCAGAACCCCTCGATCGGCAACTTCCTGACCATGCTCGGCATCACGCTGGTGCTGGCCAGCGACCTGCATCACATCGCCATCGCCGCGATCCACGAAAGCTACCGCCTGCTGCCGCCCGGCGGCACTCCGGACCTGACCGACGTGATGACGCTCGCCATCCGTTCCACCGCGCAGGGCTTCGCGCTGGCGGTGCAGATCTCCGCGCCCTTCATCGTCTTCGGCCTGCTGTTCAATCTGGGCCTGGGTGTGCTGGCCCGGATGATGCCGCAGCTCCAGGTCTTCTTCCTCGCCGTGCCCGCCTCGATCTTCGGCGGCATGCTGGTGCTGCTCGTCGTCATCGGCGTGATGATGAGCGTCTTCATGAACGGGCTCGGCGTCTTCCTGCGCCAGTTCACCGGAGGCTGA
- the flgB gene encoding flagellar basal body rod protein FlgB — MANDGSIGGGLMQALKLRMHYQQSRQKVLAENVANADSPGFRPVDLKPPSLDRERGVALARTSAGHMSLTAGNGGFDNTGAPRFETTPNGNAVSLEDEMLKVAQNQSDYQLAASLYSKGLALMRIAIGKSG; from the coding sequence ATGGCGAATGACGGCTCGATCGGCGGCGGCCTGATGCAGGCGCTGAAGCTGCGCATGCACTATCAGCAGTCGCGCCAGAAGGTCCTTGCCGAAAACGTCGCCAATGCCGACAGCCCCGGCTTCCGCCCGGTCGATCTGAAGCCGCCGAGCCTCGACCGGGAGCGCGGCGTCGCCCTCGCCCGCACCAGCGCCGGTCATATGAGCCTGACCGCGGGCAATGGCGGCTTCGACAACACCGGCGCGCCGCGCTTCGAAACCACGCCGAACGGCAACGCCGTCAGCCTCGAGGACGAGATGCTGAAGGTGGCGCAGAACCAGTCCGACTATCAGCTCGCGGCGTCGCTCTACAGCAAGGGCCTGGCACTGATGCGGATCGCGATCGGCAAGAGCGGCTGA
- the flgC gene encoding flagellar basal body rod protein FlgC: MDLIKSIAVAASGLRSQSGRMRVIAENIANADSGPERAGADPYRRKVVSFQRHLDRDLDAQMVALGKVQRDPSAFKTKHEPGNPAADANGDVKMPNVDSLVEMVDMREAQRSYEANLNLISSTRRMIQRTIDILRA; this comes from the coding sequence GTGGACCTGATCAAGAGCATCGCCGTCGCGGCCTCGGGCCTGCGCAGCCAGTCCGGCCGCATGCGCGTCATCGCCGAGAACATCGCCAACGCGGATTCCGGGCCGGAGCGGGCCGGGGCCGATCCCTATCGCCGCAAGGTCGTCAGCTTTCAGCGCCATCTCGACCGCGATCTCGACGCCCAGATGGTCGCGCTCGGCAAGGTCCAGCGCGATCCCAGCGCCTTCAAGACCAAGCACGAGCCCGGCAATCCGGCCGCCGACGCCAATGGCGACGTCAAGATGCCGAACGTCGATTCGCTGGTCGAGATGGTCGACATGCGCGAGGCCCAGCGCAGCTACGAGGCCAACCTCAACCTGATCTCCTCCACCCGGCGGATGATCCAGCGCACCATCGACATCCTGCGCGCCTGA